The following DNA comes from Palaemon carinicauda isolate YSFRI2023 chromosome 27, ASM3689809v2, whole genome shotgun sequence.
taccccaaggctgtggaagaccatgggacagaggctatggcactacccaagaatagagatcaatgatttgattttggagtgttctcctaggaaagctgcttaccaaagctaaagagtctcttctatctttacaaAGTGGacagaagccactgaacaattacagtgtagtagttaacccattgagtgaagaggaatttttcagttatcttactgttgtcaggtgtatgaggaaagaggagaatgtgtaaatgtgtatatataagcaaaggaaaaatgagctgtaacgaaatggatccaatgtattaatatatatatatatatatatatatatatatatatatatatatatatatatatatatatatatatatatatatatatatatagttattattattattacttgctaaactacaactctagttggaaaaaccggatgctataagcccaggggctccaacagggaaaatagcccagtgaggaaaggaaagaaggaaaaaggaaatatttcaagagcagtaacattaaaataaatatttctcaaataaactataaaaaaaattaacaaataagaagagaaatcagatagaatagtgtccccgagtgtaccctcaagcaagagaactctaacccaagacagtggaagatcatggtacagagactatggcacaacccaagactagagaaaaatggattgatttcggagtgtccttctcctagatgagccgCTTaccataggaaagtagccactgaacaattaccgtgcagtagttaacccctttggggaagaagaattgtttggtaatctcagtgttgtcaggcatatgaggacagaggataatatataaagagtagacctgactattcggtgtatgtgaaggcaaagggaaagaaccataaccagagagaaggattcaaacgaatgtagtactgtctggccattcaaaggggcacataactctctaacggtattatctcaacgggcggctggtgccatagCCAACTTGCTacttacctacctatatatatatatatatatatatatatatatatatatatatatatatatatatatatatatatatatatatatataatgtgtgcatatgtataaacagtatccATTACTACTAAAAAATAAAGCTTAAACCATTATCAGTGTAATAAAGTTAAATGTCAACAGTACAATGCCATACAGAATACAGTATTGTGTaaaacttcctccatcgcaaaacaGCCCTTTCCTTACCCTACCTACTTCCTGCTGAAACAAACTCTCCTTTCCTCTTCTTataaaacacttaaaataaaatctaCAGCAAGGTCATGTTCATAAATGTTTTGTGTACCAGGACAAATGTTTCAATCTAATGTGACTCGATATACTATAACGATCGACAATGAATGAAAAGTCATATGAAACATCGAATGCTGAACATAGAGTTTTATCTACTTATTTTAATCACTTGGAAATTTTTAACCCTAATTTGGAAAAATAACGTTTTATTCAGTCATTACCTACTCcaataatgtaaaataaatttgACAGCATCATTTAATAAGTGAGTTAACGGAAAGATAATAGTTTTGTATGATCACCAAGGTACTTGGCAGCTGAGAAATGATGCAGGTAATTGATAACAGACAACCAGAAGCGGTTACAAACGAGCTTAGTGTTTTAGTGAATGATCAATCGGGATGCAATAGTTGATGATGGAAAGATATATTGTAGTTTGCAAGTGATGTTATTTACAGTCGTTTACGTTAACCCCTTGAATAATAAAGTTGGCCTTAGCCTTAACAGAGATCAGGAATATCACAAAGGGTAGAAGGCAATATGATGTGAACTCCATTGGAACTAAGATTTACAGATTATTTATTCTCATAAAATACTTACATTCTATACCTCACTGTACACTGGCAGTGCTGTAGTAAATTGTTATTCAAAATACTAAACATCAATTGGTGATGATTCCAATCCGAAGTTCGTTCTTGTATTGCTTGCAAGCAGGACACACTGTAACAAGAGAAGTGGGAATTGCTGGTTAGGTCCCACATCTAAAGGAACTATGCAGTTCCTCCCACATGTTCTGACCATCTTCGTGTATTATGTGACTGCAGTAGTAATGATAACCTCTTACATATTACTTGGAACCAGTTCTTTGAATGATAACCAAGGCAAGGTTACATAAAACAAAAGAGGAAGGCTACATTTTTTACTCAAGAACATACACAGACATAAATCAAACCACCAAAATGGCTAATTACAATTTATGTAAAAGAGTATAATTCATCATGCTGGGGTGTCACTTTAATTATTCAAAGTAAACCCAGCATTAATACTGGAATATAAATTTGGTATTAGATTTTACATCAGATAACCAATTATTGTTACCGATATAAAATCCTTTTTTCCTTTTACTCATGATGATAATATGGTTTTCTAATATCTACGAGAGattccttatttttttattcttttaattcagTTGGCTTGTGTACTTAGAAGGATATGCATGGGACAACTATTTTCTATTGGTTAGTGATGATCAAATCCTATCATAACAAAATAAGAATCTTGTATCATTAGTTTGTGCACCATCTAATACTATGAGGAATCCTGAAAAATCTTTTATACATTTTCAAATTCACTCATCGTGATACTATAGTCTGCTGCTTTCAATTTTCCTGTTGATCACATCACTTGGTTAAAACAATTTCGACAAAGACTTAATAGCGAGTTTCTTACactaacaaaaatgaaaacaatatatttctcaTTGAAGCGTGGGTTTGATTGTGCATAATTATTGCAGTTTTGAAAATCTACGAGCAATTTAGAATGGAATACGGACACTCTAAAAAGCCTCTCTGTACTAATAAACCCCAATTTTATGTCTGTCGACCACAGGTACAGACAAGGAATATGGAGTGTTGTAATTCTAAATAAGGTCTATCATACATAATCAGACTTGGTTATGCAAATAACCAGGTGAAATGTATGGCAATATCCCTCTCTGTGTATTGATATGAAAATTATCTATAAAATCATTCTTCTTATTAGTTTAATTGCCTTTTCCTATTTAATTTTGCAATCTAAAATGGACGATTGTCTATGTGACATGTCTTTTACACTATGCACTATAGCAAGTTACTAAATATGCAGAGATAAAAGAGCATCATAATATTATTTGTACATTATAGACAAATTAGTAACAGATGAGCAACATCAacttctcagtaaaaaaaaatttaagcataTTTTCTGGATAATTGATATTCTTGTTATTTTAGCAGAGAAAACAACAAATTTAGAAAGCCAAATTTCAAATTTCTTTAAACAAAGGGAGTTGTGTGATGCATCATCTTCAATTTACACTTACTTATCCAAGTATAAggaaaatatcttcatattttttactaAGGGCTCGGAAGGGGCAAAGATTATgatttctaaaaataaaacatgTCCCAAAGAACTCTTGCAGAAGATTTCAAGTACATCTTCTAATATATCAAAATGTCGAAACAGTTTATCTCACGAGGGTTGATTAATATTCATCCAGTTTCTACTGAACGACATCAAGCCATTATATGTGATTTTTTTGGGAACTAGAATGATTAAGAAATATATCTCATTTACAATGTTGCTAAATAATTCAATAAACTTTAACAATTACCATGGGCGTGGTGTTCTTCAGTATAATCTTTGATATAAATTTCTAGCAAGTTGAAAATTAATCTAGGTAGTAAATACCATCTACTATATTTTATTTTGGAATTCAACTGTGCTGGTCCCCTTCACTCGGATGACAATTTTCTTcttctaaagaaagaaaaaaagagcccTTAAACTAAATGGAGTGACACAAATTGAATGTTCTACTCCGGGAACATGTAGAATTAACCTTAATGCCAGTCCGACCACTCAAATTCAGATCTGAAAGAGTCACGGCCACTCATTCCTTCATCAAGGGCATTGCGACGTTTTGTGATGGCAGTTTTGAGAATAACAGATATATCATTGAGAGAGTTCTCGGGCATATTTGTCAAATCAGTCAATTCAGATGGTCTTACAGGACGCAGCCTTTGCTTTTGACTTAACAGCTGTTCAGATGTCACCATCAATGGGCCAAACTGTGAGCGAGAATCCACGACCCTTCTTCGGGCTGGACTACGCGGAGACCGGCGTCTCTCTGGACTGTAGTTGTAATCTGATTGCTCTGGAGAGTGATGATTCACTTTTCGAGGAGAGGGTGAAAGGTGACGCTCAGGGGAAGCTCTTCTGGGACTGGGGGAATGTCTTCGCTTGGCCTTTTCTATATAATGATCCTCGAATTCATCTGAAGGGTTGTTAGAATCCCCATAACTGCTACCTTCAATGCTAGTCCAAGACTCATTCTGGCTATCCCCAAGACTGTCTCTACTGTCAGCCAACCTCTCATGATTCCTCCGGTGAACATTTGCTAATCTCCTTGGCTCAGCTGAGAGATTCTGTtctctttcatatttctttttataattcctgTCCCTGGGTAAGTCTGAGTATCTGTCACTCGCTCCACTATAATGTCTTTCAGGGCTTCTACCATCCATGCGAATGTCATTATATCTCACACTACTCTCTAAGCTTCTTGATCGTTTTTTCCGACCTGCTTTCGCCTTATTGTTACTTCTTCGTTCAATTATCTGCTTAGGTTCTTTTTTACCACGATTAAAGTTACTCTTCTCATATTCCAAATTTTTCTGAATATCATAATTTTGACGATCCCTATTAGATTTATTTCTGACTTTTGCAATATCAGACTTAATAAGGTATTCCCTCTCTCGACCATTTCTACGCCTGTCGTTTTCTTTTGAATACTTCTCAGAGTTCGATCTTTCATTTCTGTATCTAGCAACTTCTTCGGAATAGCTCTCTTTTCTTCTCTGCCTACTGCGGTCCATTCGGTTAATATGCTCAACACTAGAGTGTCTCTGTTCTCTAACGGACTGCCTCCTCTTTACATCACCTACAACTGTCCTTGAAACTTTGCTCGACGACCGTCGAACACCCTCTTTGTGAGGGCTGAAATCCCTTGTTTGATTCTTCTTGAAATTAGGACCTCTACCCTGGGACACATCTCTTGTATATGGATGTCGAGTGGGTGAAGATCGACGGTATGGAGAATTCTGTCGTCGAGGAGATTCATCTTGCCCGCCTCTTGATGATGACATACCTAAATTGTAGAAAAATTAAATAAGCTTTctgttaacaaaacaaaaaaatcttcaACTACAACACTTCCAGTTGCTAGTTAATTGTTACATAAACTGAAGACCACCTAAAGATTATGAGATTTTAGAAGTAACGCAAGCTGAAAAACTAAAGTAATAAACATAATGTCGTCTTAAGTATTATCAATATAGAGACTTTATAGAAATGCTATGAACAGTGTATTGTACTTCTATGTCATAAAATCTTATCATAAGTACCCCTTAGTCGTGGCTGTGCCTTGAGAATGTCTGTTAAATTACCAACGTCAGTTTCCAGAGTATCATAAACATTTGCTGGATACTCTCTCTCATCCAATTCTCTACCATTCAGTTCCCGATTCTTATTAGCCCTTTGTTGTTGGAGGGAACGTCGTACCAGCTCTACACTTTGTTCAACCACACTGATGATGGTCCTGAGGAAATAGAAGAAAACTGGTTAACACAATAACTCTATAAATAAGTCAACAATTACTAAAGTGAATAGCCAGAATACTAATAGGAGAAGATAAGGTGGACCAAAAATTGCAATGGATTGACTGTGTGAAAAGATACAAGGGAGATGGGATTGAGTGAGGAAGATGCACTGGAccaaaggaaatggaagaatgtgttgaagGACCATTAAAGTGACCCCAAATAggacaagcttgtagagaaagatAAAACTAAAGTGAATCACCAGATTACTGATTGATATCTCCAAGTCACTGAATCTCGAGTCAATAGTAAAGTAAAAGATTCAGACAAGATTCATGTAGTCTATGAATGCGGTTGATTGGAAATGATTCTAACCTAGCAGCAGCTACATCGGAAAGTTGTGATGACTTGATGTTAGCTTTTTGTAGAAGTCCACGCCAGGATGAGGGTATAGCAGCTGTCTCTAAAGCTCCCAGAATCTCTTCAAAACTTGGTCTCAGTGAAGGGTTCTGGGCCCAGCAGGAAGTGATAAGTTCCTTCAGTTCTCTGGACATTCGGGACACTGGCAGCGTTGGTCGGCCTCCTGATTCAGTTCTTTCCATTATCTGTTgatagcaaaatatttttttttattagaaaattaattagGCTTGTTAAGATTCCTGTTTTAAACATCAGTGATATAGTGTTGATATACTGAACCATAAGACTATAACATTGATACATGCATTTGTAACATTATTGGTTTAATGGCCTGAAAATTtaaacactacacacacacacacacacacacacacacacacacacacatatatatatatatatatatatatatatatatatatatatatatatatatatatatatatctatatatatatatatatatctatatatatatatatatatatatatatatatatatatatatatatatatatatatatatatatatatatatcataagttgtAACTAGTCTACTGCATGATAAAAGCCTCAGACCTTCCACTCGggcctgtttatggtttttctatgccaggcTATACGTGAACATtttcttaccctgcttcttttgcaatctctcttaatgtccatctattacctgtcattcgcattatatgtcctgcccatgtctatttctttttcttacattttcttagaatatcctctactttagtttgctctcgtatctgttTCTCTTTTTCtagctcttagtgttattcccatcattattctttccacagctctctgagttgtaactagcttatgttctaaggctttagtaaggctcaaaatttccgatgcataagttaatactactATGACCATCTGATTACTTTTACTCTTCTtaactatgaaaagtaattatgtatGCGTATATTTATCTACAGTACACAGTGTACATAGTTTTCCACCTTAATCATACAGTTcatagatgatgtatttctttgttAGATTAATCATAATGTGAGCTGAGATAACCCAGATAAAGAGAAAATTCTCAAGATGAAAACATTTGTGGATTTTTTTTACTGGAGCACAAGTCTCTAAAGTCATGGGTGAAATTGTCAATGAAGAATTTTTTCACTTTGGTTGataataagattaaataaaattattgaGGAAGGTAAATAGTGTCCAATCCTTATGAATTggatattataagtatatactgtactaACCCAATAATCAATAACAGCTGACAGGAGAGAAACTTTATGGTTTGAAATTAACTAATTTTGAATTGAGTAACATTGTGTTTGAATATGAAAAGGATGttacaaatatttaggaacttcAGATTATTATATTTAAGTGAGATCTCTTATCATTCAAAAACTATCGCTATCCAAATATAATTTCCTGCTTACTATGAATTCTTTCCTACTATGCATTCTTTTAGACCATATAACTATgaataggaccatctgattgttCTAAAATTACCCTAATAGAATTCTTTGATTACGTCAAGAAGTTACGGTATTTTAGATAAAATATTCTGCCAATAATAACTTAAATTGCTTAACATTTTCGTAATGACTTACCTGGAATATATCTAAACCTTTGAACGGATGACTGGACGTCAACATCTCCCATAAGATAATGGCAAAACTGTAAACATCACATTTGGCTGATACCTCTCCCTTTGTCAGTAGTTCAGGTGCCATCCATGCTGGAGTTCCCCTTAAACAGATATGAGTTTTGATAAGAACAAAAGTTTCAAATACTGAATAAACAATGGGAAATTAAGACATGATTCTACAACTCTACATCATATAACACACGACTAACATATCCAGAGCTAATAACAAATATCTATTTGAAGTCATATACTCAAGTCTACGAATTTAAGGAATGCAATTTTTTACTCCTAGCAGATGCCACACTGTGTTGAGTATGCCCCATTATAACAGTAATCATAatcaaagaaattaaagaaattaaagaaatcaaAGCCTACCTGATTGATCCTCGCTGTTGAGGAGAGCCGGACCTCGATCGTCTCAATATAGAGAAACCAAAATCTGCTATTTTGGCTCTCATGTAGGAGTCAAGTAACACATTCATTGATTTTAAATCCAAGTGGAGAACCTGAGAAGCAATATTATAGCTTAGATTTGGCAttgaatcataaaaaaagaaatgaaattgttAATATAAAGGAGAATATTCGATTCTAGCACTTAGAAGAGAAAAGGGTAGGTCAAgccgaagagagacttatgttaagtAGGTAGGGCATTTTTAATGGATaaactaataaattaataaataattaacgaatgaataaattaatatatacataaataaatttatataaatcgaAAATAAACGAAAACACCTTTACGTTACtcatggataattttttttttatccttgaagTAATCATCACTCGAAGCTCAGAAAAGTATTTACTTCTTCCAGTACTGTGCCTGTTCTTCCAGGTTTGTGACTTATCCATACTTATATTGTATCAGAGCTTCACCCCAATTCAAAAATATCCAAATTCACTTTCGGATTCTACATCTATTATAATTGCATTAATATAATACTTTGTTGAATGCCACATATGTGAAGATAAAGAATAGAAAGGGCAGTGTAATAGTAATATATCCGAAAACTATTTATAAGCTTTTCATTCAGAATTTAAAAAATTCAATATCATAATGCATACCAGATTTCTTAATTATTGTAAAGTGTAATATAAAGTTTTAGGACCTCAGCACATTCTGGTAAAACTTAGGAAAGACAGAGCATCCAAGAACGTAGGCCTGCATTACCTGAGGATCATGTCGATGTAAGTAGTTCATTCCCTGGGCAATATCTTTGGCCACTACGAAGTATGCTGCGTGGTCCAGCTTATCTCTTCTGTTGAAAAAAATACGTTTCATATATGCTTGAACAATAGGTTATATTTAAGTGGCATATAAATGGAAGATCTTATGATAGGGATATTTCTTGAAGCAAGAGAGACTGTTTAGAATTTATAGAAGAAAGTTTAGCAGATAAGGGCCTTTCATGCAAACAAAAAGGTCATTATTCCTCCGATATGCAACAAGACGTTTTTAAATTATCGGTAACGGTGGTTGGGCGTTTTAAAAGTATTATCTTttcaattaatatatatgaatggaaatgcagctcttctgggaaaacacaccaaaatcaaaccattgttatttactcttgggtagtgccatagcctctgtaccatggtttacaactgtcttgggtcagagttctcttgcttgagggtactgtacactcaggcacactattctaccagtttccttatttcctttcctcacaaggctatttttcctcttggagtccttgggcttaatgcatcctgcttttccaacaatggttgtagcttaggtagtaatacaACTCGCCATTTATCTTAGATCTTCAGAATGCTTTGCATTCACGGACGAGTTGATTCTTATTCATATCAAAACTTCTTTCCAAAAATCTCTTCAATTCTATATACACGATGGCAagttaaaatactgtatatagttgTATTACGTGATGCTTGAACATAATTTTGATATCTTATTgtcttattgataatatataatacacataattgggattttatattatcatatctgcatttttccttttcctcattTATTTGGCAGCTTGAAATCAATTTTGTCATAACATTTGATTCTTGGTAATCTCCACTTGATTAATCTTTATCATAATTTCTCATAATTTCAGTCAAGGTCTTCTTCCTACGCCATTTGATGCATCTATTATTACAGTGTAGATTAACCTTTTATATTCGTCTTATATTAGTGAACAAAATGTtacatatgaatgaaaataaagtgTCTTACTTATCTTTATGCACCTTACAACTAACACAATCTTTAGTagaactttcttttcttttctacatAAAAGGATGTGAAAGTTAGGAGGGAtgtgattttaatcattttaacataAGGTACTCAGAAAAGGAGACTTAACGAAACTTACTTGACATACTTACTACTCTATACTTACCATTATTCATTATAAAAACGTAAGGAATTCAAACATGTAGAGGTAAACAGAAAGGCCAAAAGTAAAGCAACCATGAATTGCTTTTGTGAATCTACCTCTTTCACCAGAACTCTAGAAGAAGAATCTTCAGCTAAAGTGtgcatagaaataaataaaaaaaacttacgcTCTGCTGCTCTATTGACCAAATGAAAACGTTAATACTatacaaacaaaaaattatttgaaaaaaaaaccctAGATTATCACTGGTACAGTACTTTTAAACCCGTCTACTTTTTTATACTTTGTGAGAGAATCTTCTATGCTGTGACTTATTTTTGGcttttaattactgtactgtattacagatACCTCAGATGAAAATTAactgtttatataataaatattttaccatcTTAAAATAGTTGCTTCAAGTAAAAGATCGACACTATTGGGAAAAAAGCAAGgggttttattgataaaaaaaaattccctcttaAGAAAAATCACATTTTTATTGGCCTAAAAGCTTTGCCTAAATATAAAGGCACATTTCTTGAAATCTGATTCAAAATACAAAAACATTAGTACAATATCTCTTGCAACTCAATCAGTTTCAAGACCAACCAAAGCACGCCCAAAAACAGACTAGTACTCACGTTGGGGTATGAATGAGATTATACAGGGTTCCTCCAGCAAGGTATTCAAGCAACATGAAAGGCCTGGCCGATCCTGTACACACGCCCATCATGAGCACAATGCGCGGGTGGTGCAGCTGCTGTAGGAGAGCTGCTTCCGAACGAAAATAGTTCTTGTCGTCCTGTTGAGGTCACAAGGTCATGTCGTCACACAAAGTAGTGGGTCAAAAGGTCAGTTTGCTCGTATACTGAGCTCAATGGTCATTTCATAATCAGGGTCATGTATTTGTTAGAGAGTCGAATGGTATGTGATAGCACTTTAGGTCAGTGCATTAGATAAATAATGTGGATGATAGTAAGCCGTATGTCTAAGGTCACAAATAGCGTAGGTATAGCAAAAAGAAAGCTGGAATATATAAAATtgagaaataaattataaaaagactactAGAAATTAATTAATCTCACACAAAATTGTGgggatatgcatatacacatacaataaaacacacacacacacacacacacacacacacacacacacacacacataaatatatatatatatatatatatatatatatatatatatatatatatatatatatatacatatatatatatatatatatatatatatatatatatatatatatatatatatatatatatatacatatatatattcagacatacacatacacacacacacacacacacacacacacacacacacacatatatatatatatatatatatatatatatatatatatatatatacatatatatattcagacatacacatacacacacacacacacacacacacacacacatatatatatatatatatatatatatatatatatatatatatatatatatataaaactatatataattacatatgtatatactgtttatatatattatatatgtatatatatacatatatttatatatatatatatatactgtatatatatatatatatatatatatatatatatatatatatatatatatatatatatatatatatatatatatatatatatacacacatacacatatatataactatatataattatatatatatataattatatatatatatatatatatatatatatatatatatatatatatatatatatttatttacatatatacttatatatatatatatatatatatatatatatatatatatatatatatatatatatatatatatacctatatatgtatatatgtatatatatatatatatatatatatatatatatatatatatatatatatatatatatatatatatatatatatgtatgtatatatatattatacagtatatgtatatatacatatatatacatataatgtttatatacatctatatataaatctactgtatatatgtatgtatgtatgtatgtatgtacatatatatatatatatatatatatatatatatatatatatatatatatatatatatatgtgtgtgtgtgtgtgtgtgtgtgtgtgtgtgtgtgtgtgtgtgtgtgtgtatgtgtgagtgtattccACTTTCCGAAATGTACATGGCACTTCGATGTTGTTAACTGAAGTCTTCATTTCAGATGTCCATCTCTTCTTTTAGGAAAAACATATTCCTAAGAAAACATCaaatattattaacaacaaattTAAATAGACCTGAAATATGTTTCTCTTTTAATGTCTTCTCTCAAAATCTGGAAAATAGAAGCAAAATATATTGAttataaatagaataaagaaataatacttaaATATTACTTCAAAGAGAGGTCTTCGGTGGATGCTATAATGTAGTCAAATTCTATATTTCATTACTACTCATTCGAtctttatttataaattaaaaggCCTTGTGTTCATCTATGAAGGTGAATGTTGGTGAAAtaaggaacttgaagtttaggatctctctctctctctctctctctctctctctctctctctctctctctctctctctctctctctctctctctctctctctctcccgttcttTCATTCCTTCCTTTACTACTGGACCAAATATGGGGACACTTTATTTTGCCTATCCAAATATTCATTGTTGATTTTTCTTATACGTATAACTTACTTCTTCTACCGAGCCTGTTACCAACATATCTGATGATACAGTAGATGTATTCTACATATCCGGTCGTTCACTTTAAAGAGTTCGAATATTTTTCAACTTCCAAAACAGCAGGtaatcgttctttttttttttttttggtataatcaGATAAACTTTTTTTTAACTATTTGAGATATGAACTTCAACTGTGTTTATATCATCGTATGTTTTCTTCAGCAAGATGTAAAATACAAgactatgcatatacagtatacagtaaaccATGAAGTGATACTTATTCTAATTTTCCCAAATTCTATTTACAATGTggaaatttaatattatatatatgtgaagaatttttcttcactcttcttccttttgtattttgatCTCGCTCCCAATATTTTAGTTACCCTTTAAACTTTCGCTCCCATTCTTACTTTACGTTTTCCTTACCAAAACATCGGGAGAACTGCTCTAAATTAACTGAATCATTAACAATAGCGTAAGGCATGTTCGTGACATCACAGCGTAGAAACCCAAACAAAAGTCTTACTCCGGCTTGCTGTATCACGTACATAACAGATATCATTATACGATCATTTACTGAATCTGGTCGTTTGACTTTAGTATTTTCCACGATGTTCGTGCTCCAAAACAAGGCATTTTACATCATTAAATACTTCAGATAAAATCCAGCTTGCTGCCCTAGATAGACATCACTATTAGTAGATATCGCTGGCTTTTTACAGACCAATACCTTTATTTCAGTGTCATTCCGAGCCGTGTTTATAAAACTAAGTTTACTGCTTTCACAATAAAGATATCCATACTCATAGCATCTGTTGAATATGTTTGTTAATGCCTTTGTTACATTATTAATTAAATTTAACGTTCCAGAAAT
Coding sequences within:
- the LOC137620680 gene encoding uncharacterized protein; the protein is MSDHNQENNHYRKSASPDRKVSQPAEKLPGGRSPGAGGPGPGGGPGGGGGGETERGGGISTKQDSGKVSMTLTKRDLLNQMVSQTKQHRQQIRTLENELERLRSGDVLNKCEVNISEVEWRPADVVGEGSFSTVYKGTYCGTEVAVKELKFKLSQDDKNYFRSEAALLQQLHHPRIVLMMGVCTGSARPFMLLEYLAGGTLYNLIHTPTRDKLDHAAYFVVAKDIAQGMNYLHRHDPQVLHLDLKSMNVLLDSYMRAKIADFGFSILRRSRSGSPQQRGSIRGTPAWMAPELLTKGEVSAKCDVYSFAIILWEMLTSSHPFKGLDIFQIMERTESGGRPTLPVSRMSRELKELITSCWAQNPSLRPSFEEILGALETAAIPSSWRGLLQKANIKSSQLSDVAAARTIISVVEQSVELVRRSLQQQRANKNRELNGRELDEREYPANVYDTLETDVGNLTDILKAQPRLRGMSSSRGGQDESPRRQNSPYRRSSPTRHPYTRDVSQGRGPNFKKNQTRDFSPHKEGVRRSSSKVSRTVVGDVKRRQSVREQRHSSVEHINRMDRSRQRRKESYSEEVARYRNERSNSEKYSKENDRRRNGREREYLIKSDIAKVRNKSNRDRQNYDIQKNLEYEKSNFNRGKKEPKQIIERRSNNKAKAGRKKRSRSLESSVRYNDIRMDGRSPERHYSGASDRYSDLPRDRNYKKKYEREQNLSAEPRRLANVHRRNHERLADSRDSLGDSQNESWTSIEGSSYGDSNNPSDEFEDHYIEKAKRRHSPSPRRASPERHLSPSPRKVNHHSPEQSDYNYSPERRRSPRSPARRRVVDSRSQFGPLMVTSEQLLSQKQRLRPVRPSELTDLTNMPENSLNDISVILKTAITKRRNALDEGMSGRDSFRSEFEWSDWH